The nucleotide sequence GGGATGCAtgccaggctgtgtgtgtgtgtgtgggggggctcTGGGAGGCCAGGGTTTGCCTTCTACAATCTTGTAGATGCAACTGGCATCTGTGGCAGCCAAAGGAAGAGTCACTGCTGAGAGCTTTAGTGGTTAAATTGGGAGCTGGAGGCCACGACAGGTGGACCTGTCTCCCCAGGTGGGTCTGTTCCTGTGCCCAGAAGTCCACCCCTGCCCCTTGCAGTCCAGTTTGGGAGAGTCCTGTTCTAATGGTGAGTCTCCCTCTTGTCTTCCATTGGCTGGGTGAGCCTGGAGACTTCTCTTCTGTCTCAGACTTCTCAGCTCTGAAATGGAGGGATTTAGAGAGCTCCTAGGTTGTGGTGTTGGAAGGACCTTAGGGGTTGGGTCCCATACCCTCCTTCTGCATCTGAGAAGACTGAGGCCTCCATTTAACATAAGAAAGCCTTTAAGTTGTCAGGTTGAAAGAAGCCCAGAGAACTCCCTCTATGAGGGAAAGGGCCGAGGTCTGTGAGGGCAGGTTTGCCCAAGGCTGCATGGCTAAGAGGTAAGACATGGTCCTAAAGGACATTTTCTGCCTGACTTCTCCCCTCGTCAGGTCAGCCCTGGGAGGCAGCTGCCCCACGACATAAGCAGGCTGAATTATTCACCATGTGAGAGTGGCTGATCCCCGAGCCACTCAGATCCCCTTTCAACCTCTTTCTGGAATCACTCAACACCTTGCAATACAGGATTACGTTTTCTTGTCACCAGAGCTTTTATGTCACCCTGAATTTTTCAGGAGTGGGGAGAATAATGACTTCTGGTTATGTTGATCCTTTTAAGAAGGAAGCTGGATGGATTGAATTTTTTCCTATGGAAAGTGAAGTCTGAAGAATGCTGATTTTCAAATGGCATGGTGGAGGCAGTGAGGGGCAGGATGACCTGGCAGCAGTGGGTCAGAGGGGTAAGAGGGTGACAGGTAGCAGCAGGTTGACCCCACATGGCCAGAAAGGGTCATCCGTTGGCTCCCATGGCCATGACTGTGCTCATTTCCCCTTGAGACTGAAGAGGCTCAGGTGTCAGCCTTGCAGTCTGCTTCTCAGCTATCAGTGACCCTgcaggcaggtgtgtgtgtgggggacaGTCCCTACTGTTCCTTCAAGCTCTGCTCTTGGGGACACTAGGCATCTCATTTAGGCACTCAAGTTCAGGTGGCTGCTGCCTGTCTGGGTGGGGCAACCTGGACCATGAACTGGGTCTGAACTTCTCTATCACCTCCCTGGCTAGGGCCTTTCTTTTGGGcttcattttccaaaagaaaacgGTCATACTActgcttccttcccttttgcACTCCCACCCCCAACTTGGAGCTATACTAGGCTAAGACATGCCAtgcacaggggagagagagagagagagagcacaaaagggCATTCCCACCCTTGGCCCCCTACAACCTCCCATGTGCTGTCAGATCTGGATGAATGAATCCCACATCCAAGATGGGGCCAGTAATTTGCCAGGCTGGGTGCTGACTTGGTGAAGTTGAACTATTTTGAGCTCatcccttttctctttcacagTGAGCAAACTTCTCTGATACACAGGAAGACACTTAAGGGGAGTTTTCCAGTCACTCTGAGAAAGGGCTGCTGGACAATAGAATGAACTGCTCTGTTGTGATTGTTCTTTGAGGGCCCCCCAGCTTTTCCCCAgactaggctctgagcttgttTACTCAGAGGGGTCCTGGGCAAAACATGGGACCACAAATGGGATGCTGTTAATGGGTCCATTCTGCAGCTTTTAAAAACAGGAACCCAGTCTAAGTGTATGTCTGGTTTTAGAATGagaataaatgggaaaattctgGACCTATAGTGTGCAGGGGCTTGTGCCCGTCTTCTTCAGCATGGAAGTGGAGTTGTGCATCTTATCCTTATCGTTTCCACAGTGGTCTCTGGAGTGAGACCTTAGATGGGCTTGGGCTCCTGGTCTTCACGCTTCCATGCATGACATGTCTTAGCCTAGTGCAGTTccaagctgggggtgggggtgcagaagagaaggaagcagtAGTGTGGccattttcttttggaaagataATCCTTCTCTGTGACACTGGGAGAGGAACAAGGGAGTAGGCTTCTTTGACTACTAGATCCTTAATTTTGTTAACATCTATGGTGTCCGTGGGGCCCAAGTTCCCAAGAAGGTCAACCATGGGAGACCCTGTGAGCTGGGACATCTTTGTGGAACAGCATTGCTTGTCTTCTGGACTCAGGTCTGCCATTCTGCAGGATTGTACTTCACTAAAGGGATTCCTTTGCCCGATATGCAGGGAGGCAAGGACACCTGCTGACACTATGTGATGTCCAGTAATATAGACCTGCTTCGAGTTTGctaattatctttttatgtgGTCAGTAAAGGTTTGTGCCTTGACTGTGACTTGGGCCAAAGCAGATAAAGTCAAGAGGCCATTATGATACAAATTAGAAAGGAGGGCATAGAAACAGTAGGTGGTATCGGTCAGAGTGTTGCTTTCTTTtcaccacctctctttcccctcccctccagggatCACCTGCTGGATCACCCTGTATGCTGTGGaggccctgcctgcctgccccttcTCCTGTAAGTGTGACAGCCGCAGCCTGGAGGTGGACTGCAGTGGCTTAGGCCTCACCATGGTGCCCCCGGACTTGCCCGCGGCCACTCGAACCCTCTTACTCTTGAACAATAAGCTGAGTGCCCTGCCTAGCTGGGCATTCGCCAATCTGTCCAGCCTTCAGCGGCTGGACCTATCCAACAACTTCCTGGACCAACTGCCCCGTTCCATTTTCGGCGACCTGACAAATCTTACAGAGCTACAGCTGCGCAATAACAGCATCAGGACCCTGGACAGGGACCTGCTGCAGCACTCGCCCCTGCTCCGCCACCTGGACCTGTCCATCAACGGCCTGGCCCAGCTCCCCCCTGGCCTTTTCGATGGACTCCCGGCTCTGCGCTCCCTATCACTTCGCTCCAACCGTCTGCAGAACCTGGACCGGCTGACGTTTGAACCCCTCGCAAGCCTGCAGCTGCTGCAGGTTGGGGACAACCCCTGGGAGTGCGACTGTAACCTGCGTGATTTCAAGCACTGGATGGAGTGGTTCTCCTACCGAGGTGAGCATAGCTAGTCTTGCCTGGGTGTGAGAATTGGAAGGATCACTCCCTGGCCCAACACATTTCCTGGAGGCTGGACAATGACTCAGGGCTGAGGTCCAGGGAGAAGCGGGTGGCCCTATCTCTCACCAGCAGGGCTAGAAAAGTTTGAGCCTCACCAGGGCAGGGGAGCCAGTGCTGCTTTCCCTCCTGTTCTACGGCTCCGCTTTCTTCCCAGtgtgcccctcctgcctccttctggTCCTTTTTCTTTCAGACTGACTCACTGTAACTTGATCTCACTTCTGTAGGTTTCATGAGGCAACTTAAAGACTCAGTGTAATTTTTCTCTGCATCCCACCAGGTATGCCTCTGGGCTTCCCGGCATGGTAGGAGGAAGAAAAACCACCCTGACTCTTctgaataatataataatttcttaaatatccaCAGTTTCAGGAGGGCAGAATATAATTTAAATCCACAGATAAaaccaaattttcattttgatgacgatctcaactctctctctc is from Suricata suricatta isolate VVHF042 chromosome 10, meerkat_22Aug2017_6uvM2_HiC, whole genome shotgun sequence and encodes:
- the LRTM2 gene encoding leucine-rich repeat and transmembrane domain-containing protein 2 isoform X2, which encodes MLAQGSGPEQRTRLALPWRQISWITCWITLYAVEALPACPFSCKCDSRSLEVDCSGLGLTMVPPDLPAATRTLLLLNNKLSALPSWAFANLSSLQRLDLSNNFLDQLPRSIFGDLTNLTELQLRNNSIRTLDRDLLQHSPLLRHLDLSINGLAQLPPGLFDGLPALRSLSLRSNRLQNLDRLTFEPLASLQLLQVGDNPWECDCNLRDFKHWMEWFSYRGGRLDQLACTLPKELRGKDMRVVPMEMFNYCSQLEDENSSAGLDIPGPPCTKASPEPAKPKPGAEPEPEPSTACPQKQRYRPVSVRRAIGTVIIAGVVCGIVCIMMVVAAAYGCIYASLMAKYHRELKKRQPLMGDPEGTPAQRP
- the LRTM2 gene encoding leucine-rich repeat and transmembrane domain-containing protein 2 isoform X1: MLAQGSGPEQRTRLALPWRQISWITCWITLYAVEALPACPFSCKCDSRSLEVDCSGLGLTMVPPDLPAATRTLLLLNNKLSALPSWAFANLSSLQRLDLSNNFLDQLPRSIFGDLTNLTELQLRNNSIRTLDRDLLQHSPLLRHLDLSINGLAQLPPGLFDGLPALRSLSLRSNRLQNLDRLTFEPLASLQLLQVGDNPWECDCNLRDFKHWMEWFSYRGGRLDQLACTLPKELRGKDMRVVPMEMFNYCSQLEDENSSAGLDIPGPPCTKASPEPAKPKPGAEPEPEPSTACPQKQRYRPVSVRRAIGTVIIAGVVCGIVCIMMVVAAAYGCIYASLMAKYHRELKKRQPLMGDPEGEHEDQKQISSVA